The Calditrichota bacterium genome segment ATAGTAGAGTAGCAGAGTCGTCTCGATACATCCGACTTCGTCGGACACTCGACGACCGGTAACCTGAATAAGAGGTCCCAAATTGGGGAGAACCAACGGTAACCGAGTGATTTGTGGGTAGCCGCAGGCTTTACGCCTGCGAAGGTTTTCAATCCTTTGCAGGGGCCATCGACGAATTCACGTTATTCCTTTTTTAAACTGCTATTATGCCAATTTCGGGAGAAAACCAAAATAACAGGAACGTTCTAATGAAATCGCATGCATTCCGAACGACAGGTCTCTTTTTAATTTTGCTCTTTGCTGCGTCCTGTGCGCCGCGGGTGGCACTGAAAGGTCCGCGGTACAATTATTCCGGCATGAACCACATCACAAAAAAGGCCCACAAACGCGTGGAAAAATTCGTGGCGTTTGTGCAAAAAACCCGTATCCCCTATCCCCTTAATCCCGCCGTGCGCATCGACAGCGTGGTGGTCCGAAAAAAAGCAAAAACCATTCGAATTTACCTCAACAAACCGTTCTCCTATGTGCCCTTCCGGGAAGAAAATGTGGCACAAACCTACCAACTCCTAAAAAAATTTCTGGGCTGGTCGTTCCGCAAATACACGACTACCCTTTACACACTGAACCAGCCCATCGAACAACTGATTCCCAATTTTTTCCGGTCGGATTCCAGCCGCTACGACACGTCCCGAATGCCCCGGCCCGTAAAACGTCCTGCGCCTGTGGTCCGAAATGTGAGTCGAGCCTGGGTGCCGGATCGGGGACTTTTCAACCGGAACATCGGGATCTGGCCAAGCCACGGCTGGTATTACAACGGCAGCAAGAAGCGTTGGGAGTGGCAGCGCCCCCGGTTGTTCCAGACCGTGGAAGATCTGCTTCCCACGGCGTTCGTTCTGCCGTATGTGATTCCCATGCTCGAAAACGCCGGTGCGAACGTGTTCGATCCCCGTGAACGCGATTTTCAGATCCACGAGGCTGTGGTAGACAACGATTCTGGCGGCGGCCGCTACTCGGAAATCGCGCAGAATTCCCTTCACGCCTGGCAGACGGGCGATTCTGCAGGCTTTGCCGTCGGGAATCCCCCCTACACAGGCACGATAAATCCTTTCCGACAGGGCACGTACCGGCAGACCGTTTCGGACACGATTGCCTCGGCTCAAATCACCTGGACCCCGAATATTCCGGAAACCGGCTGGTACACCGTTTCAATCGCGTACCACCATGCGCCTCAAAATGTGACCGACGCCCACTACACGGTGTTCCACGCCGGCGGGAAAACGGACTTTTACGTGAACCAGCAAATTGGCGGCGAAACCTGGATTTATCTGGGACGATTCAAATTTTTTAAGGGCGTACATCCCGATTCAGGAAAGGTGGTACTCACCAATCAGAGTCAAGAACCGGGTAAACAAGTTACGGCGGATGCCGTGCGGTTTGGGGGCGGCATGGGAGATATTCAGAGAGGCGGACACACAAGCGGCCGTGCCCGGTTCGAAGAAGCCGCCCGTTATTTTATGCAGTACGCCGGAGCACCGGATTCCCTGGTGTACAATCTGAACAACGGGAAAAATGATTACAAGGACGATTACCAGGGGCGGGCGGAATTTTTGAATTACCTCCACGGTGCCCCATTCGGCCCCAACAAAAACCGAAACCTGCCGGGATTGGGCATCCCGATTGACCTGTCGCTCGCTTTTCACACGGACGCCGGTTTCGGCAAGGGCGACACCACCGTGGGCACGCTCTCCATTTACAGCCTTTTGGATACGGATTCGCTGACGGTTTTCCCCGACAGTGTCTCCCGACTGGCAAACCGGGATTTTGCAGATATTCTCCAAACCCAGATCGTTAACGACCTGCGCCGAAAATGGGACCCCACCTGGCCGCGCCGCGCTCTGCGGGAAGCCCAGTATAGCGAAGCCTCCCGTCCCAACGTACCGGCAGCGTTGTTGGAATTGCTTTCGCACCAGAATTTCTGGGACGCCCGGTTCGAACTGGACCCCCGGTTCCGGTTTGATGTGGCGCGGGCCATCTACAAAGCCATGTTGAAATTCCTGGCCACTCAAAATCGGAAGCCCTACGTGGTCGAGCCCCTTCCGGTCAGCCATTTTGCAGCCGTTTTCACAGATACCCAAACCGTCACGCTTTTCTGGCGACCGGTGCTGGACCCTCTGGAGCCCACAGCCGCTCCCGAAAAATATGTCGTGTACACCCGGCAGGACAGCGGCGGATTCGATAACGGACAGGTTGTGGACGACACAACGGTCACTTTTTCAAACCTGAAGCCGGGGATCCTTTACAGCTACAAAGTGACCGCAATCAATCGGGGCGGAGAAAGTTTCCCCTCGGAAATTCTCTCGGTCTGCTGGCAAAATCCCGAAAAACCGCCCGTTCTGATTGTAAACGGGTTTGATCGAATTTCGGCGCCTTCAAGCGTGTACTCCCCTGTTTTTGCCGGTTTTCTGAATACGGTGGATCAGGGCGTTCCCGATCGGTTTGATCTGAATTTCACCGGCAGGCAGTACGATTTTTCTCCCGATGACGCCTTTCGCAACAACGACGGTCCGGGGTTCGGCGCCAGTCAGGCGAATTACGAAACCCGAATTCTTCCGGGCAACACATTCGATTTCCCCTATCGCCACGGTCGTTCCATTCAGGCTGCCGGATATTCCTTCGTCTCCGCCAGTCAAAAAGCCGTAGAATCGGGGACCGTCCGGCTGGAAGACTACCGGCTGGTAGACCTCATTTTGGGGAAGGAACGAAAAACCTCCTGGCAGCGCCCGGTTCTGGATTCACTCAAGAGTGAACCCTTCAAGACCTTTCCGAAGGCCTTTCAGAAGGAAATCACGTCGTTTTGCAACACGGGCGGACGCCTTTTTATTTCAGGAGCGTACGTGGGAACCGATTTATTTAAGGGGAAAGATGTCCAATCGCCTGACGTGCAATTTGCCAGAAATATCCTGCATTTTACGTGGGATACCGACCATGCTGCACGGGAGGGAAAGGTTTTCTCAACAAATCCCGTTTTCTGGCCAACGGTGGAACAGATTCTCTTCAACACAAACTACCGCCCCGATATTTACACCGTGGAGGCGCCGGACGCCATTTCACCGGTCAAGGGCGCAAAAACCATCTTCCGCTACGTCGAAAACCAATTCAGTGCCGGAATCGCCTTTAGCGGAGGGTACCGGGTGGTGGTTTTGGGATTTCCGTTTGAAACAATTTTGGATTACGGACAGCGCAATCACTTGATGAAAGCGGTACTGGGTTTTTTGGATTCCAAATAGATTGGATTGAAAAAGTCAAATGAGATAAAAAAAAATGCCCCTGACATGACAAATCCTAAAATTAAATTATCCCAAATGCAAGGGCCGTTCACGAATTGCCTTTGCATTTGAGTCGGATTTTCAAAACAACCAAAAAGAGGAGTTACGATGGACGGACTGACCCTTGTTACGCACCCCCTGGTTCAGCACAAACTGACGCTGCTTCGGGACAAGAGAACCGATCACTTCACCTTCAGACGTCTCACCAAGGAGCTAACCGGTTTTATGTTGTACGAAGTCATGGCCGATTACCCGCTTCGGGAGGTCGACGTGGAGACCCCCTTAATGAAAACAAGGGCCAAGGAATTGGCGCGTGAAATCTCATTTGTGCTCATTTTACGGGCAGGTCTGGGAATGCTGGAGGGCCTTCTGGAAATGGTTCCCACGGCACGCGTGGGGCATGTGGGCCTTTACCGAAACGAACAGACCCTTCAACCGGTGGAATATTACAAGAAATTTCCGGAAAATATCGCCAGAACCGATGTGGTACTTGTGGATCCCATGCTGGCAACGGGCGGATCAGCCGTTGCTGCTGTTGACTTGTTAAAGGAGGCAGGTGTGCAGGAAATCAAATTTGTGTGCATGGTAGCCGCCCCGGAAGGCGTAGAAAAATTGCACACGGCGCACCCGGACGTACGTATTTACGCCGCCGCCCTCGATGACCGGCTCAACGAAAACGGCTACATTTTGCCCGGGTTGGGCGATGCCGGCGACCGGTTGTTCGGCACCAAATAGCGAAGGTCACGACACAAATACCCGATGGCAGCACGTGTCTCAATCCAAATTTTAAGCCGAATTCGAAAAATGGCAGAAATAAACGGCGTCTTGCACGGTGCAACGTGACACGCCACCCTCTTTATTCGTGAATAGAATAGTCGTTTGACGCCGCTTGCGCATCAAACAACGCCACCTGACTTTCCCACCGCCCGATTGGGTTAACCACAAGTGACATCGGCCAGCCGCTCAATAGCGGCCATTTTTATGTACTTTATTCCTCACCTTTTGCGATTTTCAGAATTCACGCCCAATTTACAAAACCGCCCCAATTCAATCAAACAGGGTGCATTTTTTTTCTAACTTTTCCCCGGTTTTTACGTCTAATATGTGAGTCAGAAAAATCAGGAGGAGCGGGATAGAATCGATCTGGGACAGATGAAGAAGAATTAATCTAAAAAAGAGAGGGTGTTCGATTCATGAAACGGTGGTTACGAGCGATGGCAATTGTCCTGATTTTAGGTGGAGTTTTGATTCAAAATGGGTTTTCCAAACCGGGTATTTTCGGTTCTCAACAACAAAAGGAAAAACCGGTTTCCACTAAAACAATTCTGGCTGTTCGTATTTCCAATCATTCCATAAAAATAGACGGGAAACTGACCGATCCCGTCTGGCAAAGGGCCCCAAAGGCAGATGATTTCATCCAACAACAGCCCGATGAGGGAAAACCGGCCACTCAAAAGACGACCCTTCAGGTTGCCTACGATAACCAAAATCTGTATATCGGTATCCGTGCATTTGATACCCGGCCGGACAGCATTTTTGCTCAGCTTACCCGGCGGGATCAGTTAAGCCAGGGGGACTGGCTGGGAGTGGCAATTGACAGTTATTTTGATCACCGGACAGCCTTTGTTTTTGGCGTGAATGCCGTGGGGGTTCAAATGGATATGCTGGTCTCAAATGACGGCTCAACCGAGGACACAAACTGGAATGCCGTCTGGCGTGTGAGCATTAGCCGCGACAGTTTGGGCTGGAGTGCCGAATTCCAAATCCCGTTCAGTCAACTGCGATTCAGCGGCGGGCCGTCAACCGTGTGGGGATTTCAGGCCTTTCGCATGATTTATCGTAACAACGAACAGGATTATTGGGCCCCCCAGCCCCGGGACGCAGGCGGCTACGTTTCGAGATTCGGGGAATTGCGGGGTTTGCGGGATTTAAAATCTCCCAAAAACCTGGAACTTTTCCCCTACGGAATGGCTTCCGAAACCGTTTCTCCCAAAATTGAAGGGGATCCTTTTCGAACCGGCTACTCCCACACATTGAATTCCGGCCTCGACCTGAAATACGGGTTAACCAGCAATATTACGCTCAATGCCACGATTAATCCCGACTTTGGACAGGTGGAGGCAGACCCCTCTGAGCTGAACCTTTCTGCCTACGAAACCTTTTTCGAAGAAAAACGGCCCTTTTTTGTCGAGGGAAGCAATATCTTCAATGCGCCTCTGGGTATCGGCGACGGCGACATGGCCTCCGAAGGATTGTTTTATTCCCGGAGAATCGGCCGGGCACCCCATTACTACCCGGACGTTCCCGATTCCGCTTATGTAAAAATGCCGGAGCAAACCCATATTATTGGCGCCAGTAAAATTACCGGCAAAACGGCCCGCGGATGGTCTGTCGGCATACTGGATGCCGTCACCAATCAGGAGAAAGCTACCATTCAAGAGGGCTCACGCCGGTACATGGAAATTGTTGAACCCTACACCAATTACGCGGTCTTTCGGCTTAAAAAGGACTTTAGAAAAGGGCGCACCACCTTGGGATTGATTGGTACCAACGTATTTCGGAACATTCCGAATGCACATTTCAATTTCCTGAATAAACAGGCAACCACCGGGGGCGTGGATGTGAATCACCGGTGGGGAAAAGACGCGTATGCCCTTCAATTTTCATTGTACGGAAGCACAATTCTTGGCGACAAGGAGGCCATTCAGCGCGCACAAAAATCCTCTGCCCGTTACTACCAGCGCCCCGACATAAAATATGTTCACTACGATCCGAACCGCACCTCTCTTTCCGGGTTGTCATCGTCTTTTTTCATCGGGAAAATTGCCCAGGGACATTGGCGCGGCGGCGCAGGCTACATGACCCGCACTCCCGGATTTGAAGCAAATGACATCGGCTACATGCGGGAAGCAAATTACTTTTCCAGTTTTCTCTGGGGCGGCTATCGGGAATTTAAGCCCGGCAAAATTTTTCGCGATTACAACCTGAACACAAATATGTGGACCAGCTGGTACTTTGGGGGAGAACACGTCGGCAACGGATTTAACCTGAACGCCAACTTTCGTCTTTTGAATTATTGGGGCGGATTTTTCGGGATCAATCGTCAAACACAACAACTGAGAACATCGACGCTGCGGGGAGGTCCGGCCATGCTGGCACCGGGGCAAATTAACAGCTTTTTCGGCTTTTATTCCGACAGCCGTAAACCCATTTCCCTTTCACTGCACGGGCGCGTGAGTCGAAATGATCAGAACTTCTGGAGCGGAGGGGTGTCACCCAGCATTCACGCCCGACCCCTGGCCAACTTCAATTTCAGCCTTTCGATCAATTATTCCATCAACAATAACGACATGCAGTACGTGAGCACCCTCCGCGATGAAAACAACCGTGATCACTACATTCTGGGGCACCTTGACCAAAAGATTCTCTCGTTCACCATGCGAATCAACTACACCCTGACCCCCAATTTAAGCCTTCAATTTTACGGACAGCCGTTTATTACAGCGGGCCGATATTCCAATTTCAGGGAAGTGATTCGTCCGCGGGCCAGACGGTACGCCGATCGGTTTGCACCGTACGATTACTCGGGATCCCCCGATTTCAATTTCAAGCAATTCCGATCAAATCTGGTTCTGCGCTGGGAATACCATCCCGGTTCTACCCTTTTTGTGGTGTGGTCGCAGGGACGAACCGATTACACCGACATCGGTGAATTTCACCCCAATACCGATTTCGAACGTCTTTTCAAGGCCCAGGGAAACCACGTTTTTCTGATTAAACTAAATCACTGGTTCAGTCTGTAACAATTTTCCGGGTTGTGAGTATTCACTAAAAACTCGCAAGGGGGCCCCGGACTGTTGTTTTTGGCTCTACTGATTTTTTCGTGGGAAAGATAATCTTGAACCCGCTCCCTGACTCCCCCTGCCTGATGGTTTTTCCTTTTTTCAAATATCCCGCTTTTTCCGTTGACATTTCCAAAAAAATTATTACATTATTGTAACCTTTTATGACAATCTCTCACTTATTTTGGGAACCAAAATGCAATCCCTTCATCAAAAATCGCTTGCATTCTCTCTTATGCTTTTCTGTGTTTCCTTTTGGACATTTGGAACATCGTCAAAGGGGCTCGCTCAGCTGCCGTCTTCCGAAAAGAAAATAATGGTTGCCACCCCAATCAGCTCTGATGAAATTAGAATAGACGGCAAAATCGATGAAGCCATCTGGCAAAAGCTGCCGCGTTATGATGATTTCATTCAGCAAGACCCGTTGGAAAACCAGCCGCCTGCGGAAAAAACCGTTGTGCAGGTCGGCTACAGCAAATACGCGCTCTTTATTGCCATCCGGGCCTTTGATAGTCATCCGGAAACAATCATCGGGCGATTTACCCGTCGCGACCACATCTCCGCTTCCGATTGGCTCGCCGTTATGATTGACAGCTACAACGATCACCGAACCGCTTTTTACTTTGCCGTCAACCCCAGTAATGTTAAAATCGACAAGCTCATCACCAATGACGGTGATGCGGAAGACCTGAATTGGAATCCGGTGTGGGAGGTAGCCACCTCACGAAATTCGAAGGGGTGGAGCGCCGAATTCAAAATTCCGTTTAGCCAGTTGCGATTTTCCTCACTCCGGAATCAGACCTGGGGATTTCAGATTTGCCGCATTATCCGCCGGCTGAATGAAATCGACTACTGGAATCCCGAACCCAAAGACGCAGCAGGAATCGTATCCAATTTTGGGGAACTCCAGGGATTAAGAAATCTGTCTGCCCCCAAAAATCTGGAATTATTGCCCTACGGCCTCACGGCCGGAACCTGGAGTCCCCGGGAAACCGGCAACCCTTTTGCAACCGGTTTTTCTCACGATTGGAACGCCGGCCTCGATTTGAAGTACGGGCTCACCAGTAACCTGACACTGAACGCCACCTTTAATCCGGATTTCGGACAGGTGGAAGCGGACCCTTCCGAATTGAATCTAACGGCATACGAAACCTACTTTGAAGAAAAACGCCCCTTTTTTGTGGAAGGGAAAAATCTCTTTCAGGCCAATCTGGGGTTGGGTGGGAATTCCGCCTATTCGGAAAATCTGTTTTATTCCCGGAGAATCGGCCGGCCGCCCCGATATTATCCACAGGTTCCGTCCGGTTCATTTCTCAAAATTCCGGAGCAAACCCATATTCTCGGGGCAGCAAAAGTTACAGGCAAATCCTCGGCGGGGCTTAGTTTGGGAATTTTGGATGCCGTTACCAACGCCGAAAAAGCAACCATTCAAACCAAAACACGCCGATATTCAGAAACCGTAGAACCGCTTACCAATTATGTCGTAATCCGCGGACAAAAGGATTCCCGCCGGGGGCGGACGATTATTGGCGGTATTTTAACAAATGTTTATCGAAATCTGCCCAACAAAAATTTCTATTTTCTTAACACTCAGGCGACAACCGGCGGGATAGACATCAGCCACCGCTGGGGAAAAGACACATACGCTCTGAAACTTTCCCTGTACGGCAGCGCTATTTCGGGGCACAAAGAGGCCCTCCAGCGCGTTCAGTTGTCTTCCGCCCATTATTTTCAGCGCCCGGATGCCACCCACCTGCACTATGATCCCAACCGCACCTCGATGTACGGAATCGCCTCCGTTTTTTATGTCGGGAAAATTGCCCGGGGCCATTGGCGGGGAGGCGTGGGGTATGTGACCCGCACACCCGGATTTGAAGCCAATGACATCGGTTACATGCGTTCGGCGGATTTTCTTACGGCTTTTTACTGGGCGGGTTTCATTCAATACACTCCCGGGAAATTGCTCCGGAATTACTCAATCACCCAAAATATGTGGGAAACGGTCAACTATGGCGGCGACCGGAAAGTTCTGGGGGGAAACGTGAGTACCCATTTTCGATTTATTAATTACTGGGAAGGATACCTCCGAATCGACCGGGAATCCAAACGCCTCGATTTTACGGCACTCAGGGGCGGACCGGCCTTATTAAAACCGCCGCGGACGTCCCTCTGGTTCGGGATAAATTCTGATGACCGAAAACCCTTTTCTCTCACGATCGACACGGGATTCCGAAGGGATGACCAGGGATTTTGGAGCGGGCAGTTTACTCCGGGGATCACGGCACGCCCATCGGATCGATTGAATTTTTCGGTTGCACTGGGTTACTATCCCAATATCGACGATTTACAATACATCCAAACAACCACATCATCCAACGGACAAACCACCTATTTTCTGGGAAGAATCCACCAAAAGACATTTGCTCTGACAACCCGTGTCAATTATTCATTTACCCCAAATTTAAGTCTTCAGATTTACGGCCAACCCTACATTTCCGCAGGGTGGTATTCCGATTTTAAAAAAATCACGTATCCCCGGGCGAAACAGTACAACCATCGATTTGAAGAACTGGATCACGCGGCCCATTTGGCTTCCGATTTCAATTTTAAGCAATTTCGGGCCAATATCGTTTTGCGCTGGGAATATCACCCCGGATCCACGCTTTTTGTCGTATGGTCTCAGGGTCAAACCGATTACGAAAATCGGGGAACGCTTCACCTGGCCAACGATTTGTCCCGTCTCCTGTCTGCCAGGGGAGATCGAACCTTCCTCATTAAACTGAATCACTGGTTCAGTTATTAGCCGTCAAACACCGTCATTAAAAAACCTTCGGGTCTTTCGGTCAAACCGCGAGGTCCGATGTTTCCGCAAATTATCCTTTTCAACAAAAAATAATTACTAAAAAATAATCATTATTTTTTAAAATGTGCACTTTTCTCTTGATTTTTAAAAATACGCATTGTATAATTTTAATGTAATTATTTCCAATAAAAACAAGGGACGATTAACATAAGGAGACGCCATTATGCGAGGACATAAATGCTATTTGTTACATCCGTCCGGGGGATTGATTCTTTTTTTAATTATGCCCTTTTTGTTTCTTCTCTTCCCAATAAAATCCGCTGTTTCACAAACCCAACCCAAAAATCAATGTATTGCCTGTCACACAAATGCCAAAAAGCTTATTGAAATTACGCGCATCATCAAGCAGACAACCCCTCAGCCGAAAAAATCTAGTTTAACGAAAGGCGAAGGCTGAGGAGGCGCTCTGGCTCCGTTGGAGCTTTATGAAAAGGTTTATGTGGATGAAGATTTTCTGAGTGACGACCCCCACGGAGAGGTGGGGTGTACAACATGCCACGGAGGTGATGCATCGGATCCGAACTGGAAAACAGCCCACGCGAATGTCGTGAAGGACCCGTCCTTCAAGAATCCAAAAACAGCCTGTGGCGATTGCCATGAAGGGATCGTGGATTCGGCCACAACCAGCCTTCACTACACGCTGGAACCGTACTGGAATATTCTGCACACGCGAATGGACACGTCCAATCATGCCGCCATGCAGAAAGTGAGTGAAGCGTTTGGGAACCATTGCGCAAGCTGCCACTCCAGTTGCGGGCAGTGCCATATCAGTCGTCCGAATGCTGTACAGGGAGGGTTTGTGGACGGACATTTCTTTCACAAGCGCCCCGACATGGAGACCAACTGTACCGCCTGTCATGGCAGTCGCGTACAGGACGAATACATGGGCAAAAATAAAGGCTACCCGGCCGATGTGCATTATGCCAAGGCCAACATGAACTGCAACAAATGCCACTCCGCGAAAGAAATGCACGGCGCAGACGGGCATGTCATGAGCCGGTATCAGGCAACTCTTCATCAGACCTGTGAAAGCTGTCATCCGGATGCGGTTTCGGCCAACTCACCCGTGAAAATGCACAAAATTCACCAGGGCAAAGTGGAATGTCAGGTCTGCCATTCGGTGACCTACAAGAATTGCTACGGCTGCCATGTGGGCAAAGACAAACAGGGGCTTGCCTACTACCAGGTGGATAGTACGACTATGAATTTTAAGATCGGCAAAAATCCGCTTAAATCCAAGAATCGTCCGTACGATTTTGTTCTTTTGCGGCATGTACCAACCAACCGGCATCTTTTTGATTATTACATCAAAGATGCCTTTCCCAATTTTGACAAATTGCCAACCTTCAAATATGCGACACCGCACAACATTCAGCGTAAGACGCCTCAAACGGCTTCGTGCAACGCGTGCCATGGAAATAAGAAACTTTTCTTGACAAAAGAGGCTGTTCCGCCCGATGAATTGAAGGCGAACGAATCGGTAATTGTTAAAGAAAGTGAAATTCCGCCCAAGCGATAGGCGGAAACGACGACCGTCGGGCGAACCGGTGACCCCGACGTTTAGCGGTTCACATTAAAGGTAAGGAGGATAGACAGATGAAGAAGAATCGTCGTTGGTTGTCAAGTGCCATCCTGATTGTTGCGCTGCTTACATTTGTAGGATGCGCAACAACCGGACACAAAGCAGTAGCTACCGGCCCGATGACGGCCAAACAATTGGTTGCGGCCGCAAAGGCTGTCGTTCCGGAAGTGACCGTTGCTCAGGCCAAGGCCAATATCGACAAGGGCGTGTACAAGGTCATTCTGGATGTTCGGGAACCCAAGGAGTACCGCAAGGGGCACATTCCGGGCGCCATCAATATTCCGCGTGGTTTATTGGAATTTAAAATAACGGCCAAAATCCCGGACAAAGCCACCCCCATTTTGGTGTATTGCAAAACCGGCGGGCGCGGAGCGCTTTCCGGACAGGTTCTTATGAAAATGGGCTATAAACATGTTACCAATATGGATGGCGGATGGCTGGCCTGGGAAAAAGCCGGATATCCGGTTGAATAGACGTGAGGCAATCATCCAAGTCCCCGGCACCTCAAAAGGTACCGGGGATTTTTTTTAAAAGAATTGATTTTTTCAAATCCCTTTTTTATATTGAAGAAGCACGGATCAATTATTTTCTTTTTTCCCGAATCCTGAACGTTCCTGAAACCCGCATTAATTCTGATAAAATCACATATTCTCGAGAATGCTGTAAATGGCCCGCAAGAAAAAATCAAAGAAAAAAAAATCTCCCCTTCAACTGATAGGGGAACAGTTTTTGGCAGAAGCCATCGACCGGTCCGGGGTATCCTATGTGATTTCGGTTCCGGGTCTTCCGGGACGGGACCTGATGGACTATCTCATCCAGAAAACCAAATTGGGTAAAAAGCAGCTGGTTCAATGGAGCGTGAACAGCCGGACGGCTGTGGATACCGCAGCAGGAATGGCTCTTTCCGGCTGGTGGGTGGCGGTTGTGCTGCGCGGATCGGATTTTGCCGCCACGCTGGACACCCTTCAAACCCTCAGTCTGGTTCGCACACATGGCGCTCTGGTTGTCATTGTGGGAGATGATCCGGCGGCGTGGGTATCGTACAACAATGTCGATTCCCGCCAACTGGCCGCTGCGTCCAATCTGCCGGTGCTGGAACTGGAACAGGCACGCGACAGCTTTCCCCTCATTCGAAAGGCCTTTGAATGGTCGGAATCTTTCGAACTCCCGATTGTACTCCGCTACACCTCGGCCTTAAATCTGCAGGAAGATGAGTTCTGGCAGGATGAACTGGAAATTGTGCGGCATCCCCGAAAATCGCGCACCCGCCATTTTCACAGCCCCGTTCTTTCTCTTCCGGAAAATGTGCTGGAAAATCAAACCCTCTGGCGTAAACGCCTGCAAAATGTAAAAGATGCGGTGGAATTGGAACACCTCGCCAAAAAGCTGGGACAGGGGAAAAAGGGAATTATCAGCAGCGGGTATTTGTTTTCCAAAATTCTCGAGGTGACATCGGGAAAGTTAGACCCCCATTTTTCCCTGCTTTCCATTTCTTCGGTCT includes the following:
- a CDS encoding carbohydrate binding family 9 domain-containing protein, which produces MVATPISSDEIRIDGKIDEAIWQKLPRYDDFIQQDPLENQPPAEKTVVQVGYSKYALFIAIRAFDSHPETIIGRFTRRDHISASDWLAVMIDSYNDHRTAFYFAVNPSNVKIDKLITNDGDAEDLNWNPVWEVATSRNSKGWSAEFKIPFSQLRFSSLRNQTWGFQICRIIRRLNEIDYWNPEPKDAAGIVSNFGELQGLRNLSAPKNLELLPYGLTAGTWSPRETGNPFATGFSHDWNAGLDLKYGLTSNLTLNATFNPDFGQVEADPSELNLTAYETYFEEKRPFFVEGKNLFQANLGLGGNSAYSENLFYSRRIGRPPRYYPQVPSGSFLKIPEQTHILGAAKVTGKSSAGLSLGILDAVTNAEKATIQTKTRRYSETVEPLTNYVVIRGQKDSRRGRTIIGGILTNVYRNLPNKNFYFLNTQATTGGIDISHRWGKDTYALKLSLYGSAISGHKEALQRVQLSSAHYFQRPDATHLHYDPNRTSMYGIASVFYVGKIARGHWRGGVGYVTRTPGFEANDIGYMRSADFLTAFYWAGFIQYTPGKLLRNYSITQNMWETVNYGGDRKVLGGNVSTHFRFINYWEGYLRIDRESKRLDFTALRGGPALLKPPRTSLWFGINSDDRKPFSLTIDTGFRRDDQGFWSGQFTPGITARPSDRLNFSVALGYYPNIDDLQYIQTTTSSNGQTTYFLGRIHQKTFALTTRVNYSFTPNLSLQIYGQPYISAGWYSDFKKITYPRAKQYNHRFEELDHAAHLASDFNFKQFRANIVLRWEYHPGSTLFVVWSQGQTDYENRGTLHLANDLSRLLSARGDRTFLIKLNHWFSY
- a CDS encoding rhodanese-like domain-containing protein; protein product: MTAKQLVAAAKAVVPEVTVAQAKANIDKGVYKVILDVREPKEYRKGHIPGAINIPRGLLEFKITAKIPDKATPILVYCKTGGRGALSGQVLMKMGYKHVTNMDGGWLAWEKAGYPVE